Proteins co-encoded in one Montipora capricornis isolate CH-2021 chromosome 12, ASM3666992v2, whole genome shotgun sequence genomic window:
- the LOC138025600 gene encoding uncharacterized protein yields MDDNERNHIKTFDCYGDQNTLGLRWKRWLTAFELFADGKGLILNEENVNNRQRRRALLLHLAGTDVQDIFSTLPNTGDAKDYKKAVDALNAYFVPQVDTMYARHCFRQLTQAPGETIRQFATRLRRAVKDCSYGEDTDNQIRDEILCKCNNTYIKRKLLEEGRGLTLAKALEIAENCEKVDTQLAAMSLERKEENPAVIRRIRETRRGSGKKNQSRDPHKDLEPTCYRCGRTGHFGRDPVCPARGQFCRKCGMEGHFQERCKTKQKGGAKQAKVRYNRDPKKGVANVVDVQGNEDTPVYAFAVDNKKQEKIEVTVGGCKLNVIVDSGASTNIIDKQTWEWLKKNKVKCKSARSDRKLYPYASQTPLDVIGTFSCKVVAGGNSVNAEFCVIDGEGDPLLGKETATNLGVLKIGIEVAAVYASSKNIGEILQAKHPEVFNGFGKLKGRAVRLHIDPNVKPVAQPIRRTPFSLR; encoded by the coding sequence ATGGATGACAACGAGAGAAACCACATCAAAACATTTGACTGCTACGGCGACCAAAACACGCTCGGTTTAAGATGGAAGAGATGGCTTACGGCGTTCGAACTGTTTGCAGATGGAAAGGGCCTGATCCTGAATGAGGAAAACGTAAACAACCGACAAAGAAGACGTGCATTATTGCTACATCTAGCGGGAACGGACGTTCAAGATATCTTCTCTACCCTCCCAAACACAGGAGATGCGAAGGACTATAAGAAAGCGGTGGACGCGCTGAACGCGTACTTCGTTCCGCAGGTCGACACAATGTACGCTAGACACTGCTTCAGACAGCTCACTCAAGCACCAGGGGAGACAATTCGACAGTTCGCCACTAGACTGAGACGTGCAGTGAAAGATTGCAGTTATGGAGAAGACACAGACAACCAGATTCGTGATGAAATACTCTGCAAGTGCAATAACACTTACATCAAGAGAAAACTCCTAGAAGAAGGTCGTGGCCTAACCCTAGCAAAAGCACTTGAAATAgctgaaaattgtgaaaaagttGACACCCAGCTTGCTGCAATGAGCCTagagagaaaagaagaaaatccaGCAGTCATACGCCGCATCAGGGAAACAAGAAGAGGCTCTGGCAAGAAGAATCAATCACGTGATCCCCACAAAGACCTGGAGCCGACTTGCTATCGATGCGGTAGAACTGGACACTTTGGCAGAGACCCGGTCTGTCCAGCAAGAGGACAATTTTGCCGTAAATGCGGAATGGAGGGACATTTCCAAGAGCGATGTAAGACAAAGCAGAAAGGTGGCGCAAAACAAGCGAAAGTCAGATATAACAGGGATCCCAAGAAAGGCGTCGCAAACGTTGTCGATGTCCAAGGTAATGAAGACACCCCTGTATACGCCTTTGCAGTGGACAATAAGAAGCAAGAAAAGATTGAAGTCACTGTTGGAGGTTGCAAGCTGAACGTGATTGTTGATTCTGGAGCAAGCACCAACATCATCGACAAGCAAACATGGGAGTGGctaaagaagaacaaagttAAGTGCAAATCAGCTCGCTCTGATAGAAAGCTCTACCCCTACGCATCTCAGACGCCACTTGACGTAATAGGAACATTCTCCTGTAAAGTTGTCGCAGGAGGAAACTCTGTTAACGCCGAGTTCTGCGTAATAGACGGAGAAGGTGATCCCCTGTTAGGAAAAGAAACCGCAACTAATCTCGGAGTACTGAAGATTGGCATAGAAGTGGCGGCTGTTTATGCAAGCTCAAAGAACATTGGTGAGATCCTCCAGGCAAAACACCCAGAAGTCTTCAATGGTTTCGGAAAGCTGAAAGGCAGAGCGGTCAGGCTCCACATTGATCCAAACGTAAAGCCCGTGGCTCAGCCAATAAGGAGGACTCCTTTCAGTCTTAGATGA
- the LOC138025601 gene encoding opsin-VA-like — protein sequence MAEFGNSTSLGELHDTLFGVWSFSQSECITWMIVQFTVSVATVTLNGLSIIVFLREHSLRKRHMYLVINLTVADLLAGGFSPFILFRDMMTPCRKWKMFLWIPIGNLAAILSGLAAFFALSSLTNLAAISLERLHATFRPFKHRLMKKKTFGAAVVAVWFTVGILLAVDLTLASYGVHLPYAFDVYLFISCCLLIILVSYTSIAAKINREKHPRRHGGVNKERKLTKTLFIVTNVSLMLSLPNIILHFVVDSVDSIAYTLYFRTYWVSLCLFSLNSLVNPILYGFRIPEFKRALFSVLLCRPLSARHIVEFPLDVM from the coding sequence ATGGCCGAGTTTGGTAACTCGACTTCCCTTGGTGAGCTACACGACACGTTATTTGGAGTATGGAGTTTTTCTCAATCAGAGTGCATCACCTGGATGATAGTACAATTCACAGTGTCGGTTGCTACTGTGACACTGAatggcctgtcaatcattgtttTCCTAAGAGAACACAGTCTTCGTAAGCGTCACATGTACCTGGTAATCAACTTGACAGTTGCCGATCTTCTTGCTGGAGGATTTTCGCCATTCATTCTGTTTCGTGATATGATGACTCCTTGTCGGAAGTGGAAGATGTTCTTATGGATCCCTATCGGGAACTTAGCCGCTATTTTATCTGGTTTGGCAGCGTTCTTTGCCTTATCCTCTCTTACAAATCTTGCTGCTATTTCGTTGGAGCGTTTACACGCAACGTTTCGCCCATTTAAGCATCGCCTCATGAAAAAGAAGACCTTTGGAGCAGCTGTTGTCGCCGTTTGGTTTACAGTTGGGATATTGTTGGCTGTGGATCTCACTTTAGCCTCATACGGTGTCCACTTGCCTTACGCCTTTGACGTATACTTATTTATATCTTGTTGTCTTCTCATTATCCTTGTTTCCTATACGTCGATCGCTGCTAAAATTAACCGCGAAAAACATCCTCGGCGCCATGGTGGAGTCAATAAAGAACGAAAACTGACAAAGACATTGTTCATTGTGACGAATGTGTCCTTGATGCTGTCCTTACCAAATATCATTTTGCACTTTGTTGTCGACAGTGTGGACTCGATTGCTTACACACTCTACTTTCGAACATATTGGGTTTCTCtctgtttattttctttaaactcACTCGTCAATCCCATTTTGTATGGCTTTAGAATTCCAGAGTTCAAAAGAGCTCTCTTTTCAGTTTTACTGTGTAGACCATTGTCGGCCCGCCATATTGTGGAATTTCCTCTTGACGTCATGTAA